A window of Candidatus Nanopelagicales bacterium contains these coding sequences:
- a CDS encoding NADP-dependent isocitrate dehydrogenase has translation MAKIKVLNPVVELDGDEMTRIIWSFIREQLILPYLDIDLKYYDLGIESRDATDDQITIDSANAIRKYGVGVKCATITPDEARVAEFGLKEMWKSPNGTIRNILGGVIFREPIIISNIPRLVPGWTKPIVIGRHAFADQYRSTNFVVPGEGTLTMTFTPKDGSAPMEFDVFDFPGGGVAMGMYNLDDSIRDFARASLRYGLNRNYPVYLSTKNTILKAYDGRFKDIFAEVYDSEFRAEFEAAGLTYEHRLIDDMVAAAMKWEGGYVWACKNYDGDVQSDTVAQGFGSLGLMTSVLMTPDGKTVEAEAAHGTVTRHYRQHQQGQPTSTNPIASIFAWTQGLAHRGTMDGTPAVTAFAETLERVCVETVESGKMTKDLALLVGPEQPWLTTQEFLAAIDQNLQQALA, from the coding sequence ATGGCCAAGATCAAGGTACTCAATCCGGTCGTTGAGCTCGACGGTGACGAGATGACCCGCATCATCTGGTCCTTCATCCGGGAGCAGTTGATCCTGCCCTACCTCGACATCGACCTGAAGTACTACGACTTGGGTATCGAGAGCCGTGACGCCACCGATGACCAGATCACCATCGACTCGGCAAACGCCATCAGGAAGTACGGCGTTGGAGTCAAGTGCGCAACCATCACCCCGGACGAGGCTCGTGTTGCGGAGTTCGGTCTAAAGGAGATGTGGAAGTCGCCCAACGGCACGATTCGCAACATCCTCGGTGGCGTCATCTTCCGTGAGCCGATCATCATCAGCAACATCCCTCGACTGGTTCCCGGCTGGACCAAGCCGATTGTGATTGGCCGCCACGCCTTCGCCGATCAGTACCGCTCGACCAACTTCGTCGTACCCGGTGAAGGAACCCTGACGATGACGTTCACGCCGAAGGACGGCTCGGCCCCGATGGAGTTCGACGTCTTCGACTTCCCGGGTGGTGGCGTCGCAATGGGTATGTACAACCTGGACGATTCCATCCGCGACTTTGCCCGCGCCTCGCTGCGCTACGGACTGAACCGCAACTACCCCGTCTACCTGTCCACCAAGAACACCATCCTCAAGGCCTACGACGGTCGGTTCAAGGACATCTTCGCAGAGGTTTACGACAGTGAGTTCAGGGCCGAGTTTGAGGCTGCCGGACTGACTTACGAACATCGCCTGATCGACGACATGGTCGCCGCTGCGATGAAGTGGGAGGGGGGCTACGTCTGGGCCTGCAAGAACTACGACGGCGACGTCCAATCCGACACCGTCGCTCAGGGCTTCGGTTCGCTGGGCCTGATGACGTCGGTGCTGATGACGCCGGACGGCAAGACCGTCGAGGCGGAGGCGGCCCACGGAACGGTCACTCGCCACTATCGCCAACACCAGCAGGGCCAGCCGACCTCGACCAATCCGATCGCATCGATTTTCGCCTGGACGCAGGGGTTGGCCCACCGCGGGACCATGGACGGCACCCCAGCGGTGACGGCGTTTGCCGAGACTCTCGAGCGGGTCTGTGTCGAGACCGTGGAGTCCGGGAAGATGACCAAGGACCTCGCCTTGCTCGTCGGCCCAGAACAACCG